In Dryobates pubescens isolate bDryPub1 chromosome 8, bDryPub1.pri, whole genome shotgun sequence, a genomic segment contains:
- the ITFG2 gene encoding KICSTOR complex protein ITFG2 has product MRSVSYVQCVALDFGGSLFPHAICLGDADNDTLNELVVGDTNGKLYVYKNDDSKPWAVRSCQGMLTCVGVGDICNKGKNLVVAVSAEGWFHLFDLTSPTSKHPDASGHPELAVAEEQKPVFKQHIPANTKVMLISDIDGDGKCELVVGYTDRVVRAFRWEDSSESADHVSGQLLLLKKWLLEGQVDSLSVNPGPDGSPELMVSQPGCGYAILLCTWDSEQQATAEGRDSSTSSSEAPVRDVVLHQTSGRIHNKNVSTHLIGSIGRGCSSGESGSGLFALCTLDGTLKLMEGADKLLWSVQVDHQLFALEKLDVTGNGHEEVIACAWDGQTYIIDHHRTVARFQADENVSAFCAGLYACKGGTNSPCLVYVSFSQKIYIYWDVQLERMESTNLLKILDRDPEFGSLLQQLGVERSDVAAVRDLIHKTLYFPEKHQQSSPSQCQDPAGADSSNHHTLTQDPI; this is encoded by the exons ATGCGGTCGGTCAGCTACGTGCAGTGCGTAGCGTTGGACTTCGGCGGCAGCCTCTTTCCGCACGCCATCTGCCTGGGGGACGCCGACAACGACACG CTGAACGAGCTGGTCGTGGGAGACACCAATGGGAAGCTCTATGTTTACAAGAATGATGACAGCAAACCCTGGGCTGTGCGATCTTGCCAAGGAATG CTCACGTGTGTTGGTGTGGGAGATATATGTAATAAAGGAAAG AATCTCGTGGTGGCAGTGAGTGCAGAAGGCTGGTTTCATCTTTTTGACCTGACTTCTCCAACTTCAAAACACCCAGATGCTTCAGGCCACCCTGAGTTGGCcgtggcagaagagcagaagcCGGTGTTCAAGCAGCACATTCCTGCCAACACCAAGGTCATGCTGATCAGTGACATCg ATGGAGATGGGAAGTGTGAGCTGGTGGTGGGTTACACAGACAGGGTGGTACGTGCCTTCCGCTGGGAGGACTCGTCGGAGAGTGCCGACCacgtctctgggcagctgctcctcttgAAGAAGTGGCTGCTAGAAGGTCAG GTGGACAGCCTCTCTGTGAACCCAGGCCCTGATGGCTCACCAGAATTGATGGTgtctcagccaggctgtggttATGCCATTCTGCTGTGCACCTGGGACTCTGAGCAGCAGGccacagcagagggaagagacAGCTCCACTTCAAGCAG TGAGGCTCCTGTTCGAGACGTTGTTCTGCACCAGACGTCTGGACGGATCCACAACAAGAATGTTTCCACTCACCTGATTGGTAGCATTGGCCGAG GCTGCTCCAGTGGGGAGAGTGGCTCAGGTCTCTTTGCCCTTTGTACTCTGGATG GGACGTTGAAACTCATGGAGGGAGCAGACAAGCTGCTCTGGTCTGTGCAGGTTGATCACCAGCTGTTTGCCCTGGAGAAGCTGGATGTTACT GGCAACGGGCACGAGGAGGTGATCGCCTGCGCGTGGGACGGGCAGACCTACATCATCGATCACCACCGCACCGTTGCCAGGTTTCAGGCGGATGAGAATGTCAGTGCCTTCTGTGCAG gtCTCTATGCATGCAAAGGAGGAACCAACAGCCCTTGCCTGGTTTATGTCAGCTTCAGTCAGAAGATCTACATCTACTGGGATGTGCAGCTGGAGAGAATGGAGTCCACTAACCTCCTGAAAATACTGGATCGTGACCCAGAGTTTGGAagtctcctgcagcagctgggtgttG aAAGAAGTGATGTTGCTGCTGTCAGAGATCTAATTCACAAAACATTGTATTTTCCTGAGAAAcatcagcagagcagcccctcacAGTGCCAggaccctgctggagcagactcCTCTAACCACCACACTCTCACCCAGGATCCCATATAA